In Aggregatibacter sp. 2125159857, one DNA window encodes the following:
- the hisC gene encoding histidinol-phosphate transaminase: MQYLDRANAGVKALSPYQAGKPIEELERELGIKNIIKLASNENPFGLPPSAKKAIQAQLDNLHLYPDSNGFYFKQAVAEKFGLLPEQITLGNGSNDLIELIAHTFASEQDEIIYSQYGFIVYPLISQALNAKRVEIPAKNYGNDLTDFLKAITPKTKLIYLANPNNPTGTFSSAVEIADFLAQVHPQVIVALDEAYVEFTEPSERVDSFGLLAKYPNLIVCRTLSKAYGLAGLRIGYAVSSTEIAGLLNRVRQPFNCNSLALAAATAAIQDDEFVAKVAENNQIGLQLLQNFFDEKGLRYVPSKGNFVMLDLQQPAALIYQALLRKGVIVRPLAGYGLPNHLRISIGLPEENQRFLTALSDILGL, encoded by the coding sequence ATGCAATATCTTGATCGTGCCAATGCGGGCGTAAAAGCGCTTTCACCTTACCAAGCCGGTAAGCCCATTGAAGAATTAGAACGCGAATTAGGCATTAAAAATATCATCAAACTCGCTTCAAACGAAAATCCGTTCGGCTTACCGCCAAGCGCCAAAAAAGCGATTCAGGCGCAATTAGACAACCTTCATCTTTACCCTGATTCCAACGGATTTTATTTCAAACAAGCTGTCGCGGAAAAATTCGGTTTACTACCGGAACAAATCACCCTTGGCAACGGCTCCAATGATTTAATTGAACTCATCGCCCACACCTTTGCTTCCGAGCAGGACGAAATCATTTATTCCCAATATGGTTTCATTGTTTATCCGTTGATTAGCCAAGCCTTGAATGCCAAACGGGTAGAAATTCCGGCGAAAAATTACGGCAATGATTTGACTGATTTTCTGAAAGCGATCACGCCAAAAACAAAATTAATTTACCTCGCCAACCCGAATAACCCGACGGGCACCTTCTCAAGTGCGGTGGAAATTGCCGACTTTTTGGCCCAAGTGCATCCGCAAGTGATCGTAGCGTTGGACGAAGCTTATGTGGAATTTACCGAACCGAGTGAACGGGTGGATTCTTTCGGTTTGTTAGCAAAATACCCGAACCTGATTGTGTGCCGCACCCTTTCCAAAGCCTATGGATTAGCCGGTTTACGCATTGGTTATGCGGTTTCCTCGACAGAAATTGCGGGCTTACTCAATCGCGTACGCCAACCCTTTAACTGCAACAGCCTTGCCCTTGCCGCCGCCACTGCGGCTATTCAAGACGATGAATTTGTCGCCAAAGTGGCAGAAAATAATCAAATCGGCTTGCAATTATTGCAAAATTTCTTTGATGAAAAAGGCTTGCGTTATGTGCCGTCCAAAGGCAATTTCGTGATGTTGGATTTACAACAACCTGCTGCGCTGATTTATCAAGCACTGTTACGCAAAGGCGTAATCGTGCGTCCACTTGCCGGTTATGGTTTGCCAAACCATTTGCGCATCAGCATCGGCTTGCCGGAAGAAAATCAGCGTTTTTTAACCGCACTTAGCGACATTTTAGGCTTATAA
- the gyrA gene encoding DNA topoisomerase (ATP-hydrolyzing) subunit A has protein sequence MSDFVQDITPVSIEEELKSSYLDYAMSVIVGRALPDVRDGLKPVHRRVLFAMHEGGNAYNKPYRKSARIVGDVIGKYHPHGDSAVYDTLVRMAQPFSLRYMLVDGQGNFGSVDGDAPAAMRYTEARMTKIAHELLADLDKETVNFVPNYDGSEMIPEVLPTKVPALLVNGSSGIAVGMATNIPPHNLGEVLDGCLAYIENNDITIDELMSHIPGPDFPTAALINGRKGIEEAYKTGRGKIYVRARAEIETDEKGRETIIVNEIPYQVNKAKLIEKIAEFVKEKKIEGISGLRDESDKDGMRIVIEIKRDAVGEVVLNNLHALTQMQVTFGINIVALDHGQPKLLNLKQLIEAFVLHRREVVTRRTIFELRKARERTHILEGLAIALANVDPIIELIRQAPNPESAKRELLARPWQLGHVAEMLAATGVDAARPEDLDEQYGIRDGLYYLTEVQAQAILDLRLQKLTNLGHDEILDEYKKLLEAIGELLYILRSPERLMEVIREELEQIREQFNDPRRTEITAASGDINLEDLIAQEDVVVTLSHEGYVKYQPITDYEAQRRGGKGKLATKMKEEDFIEKLLVANTHDTILCFSSRGRLYWLKVYQLPQASRGSRGRPIVNILPLNENERITAILPVTAYEEDKFVVMATAGGIVKKIALTEFSRPRSSGIIALNLRDEDELIGVDITDGNNEIMLFSSQGRVVRFSESAVRAMGRLATGVRGIKLALTNDLNDDESAVEIEEVSDDNTEETLDLNIDKVVSLVIPKNDGEILTATQNGYGKRTKLEEYPTKSRNTKGVISIKVSERNGKVVAATQVVDTDQIMLITDAGTLVRTRVSEISIVGRNTQGVRLIRTSENEHVVSLERICDVDDEEAEQESAVENTEE, from the coding sequence ATGTCTGATTTCGTCCAAGATATTACGCCGGTCAGTATTGAAGAAGAGCTGAAATCTTCATACCTCGATTACGCCATGTCCGTTATTGTAGGACGTGCCTTGCCTGATGTACGTGACGGCTTAAAACCGGTACACCGCCGCGTGTTATTTGCTATGCACGAAGGGGGAAATGCCTACAATAAACCTTACCGTAAATCTGCCCGTATTGTGGGTGACGTTATCGGTAAATACCACCCACACGGTGATAGCGCGGTATATGATACCTTGGTGCGTATGGCGCAACCTTTCTCCTTGCGTTATATGTTAGTGGACGGTCAAGGTAACTTCGGCTCTGTAGATGGCGATGCGCCGGCAGCGATGCGTTATACGGAAGCCCGTATGACCAAAATCGCCCACGAATTATTGGCAGATCTCGATAAAGAAACCGTCAATTTCGTGCCAAACTATGATGGTTCAGAAATGATTCCGGAAGTATTGCCAACCAAAGTCCCAGCCTTATTGGTCAACGGCTCCTCCGGGATTGCTGTGGGGATGGCGACCAATATTCCACCACACAACCTAGGCGAAGTGTTAGACGGTTGTTTGGCTTATATCGAAAATAACGACATCACCATTGATGAATTAATGAGTCATATTCCCGGTCCGGATTTCCCTACTGCGGCACTCATTAACGGCCGTAAAGGCATTGAAGAAGCCTATAAGACCGGTCGTGGTAAAATTTATGTCCGCGCCCGTGCGGAAATTGAAACCGATGAAAAAGGCCGTGAAACCATCATTGTTAACGAAATTCCGTATCAAGTTAATAAAGCCAAATTAATCGAAAAAATTGCGGAATTCGTCAAAGAGAAAAAAATTGAAGGCATTAGCGGTTTACGTGATGAATCAGATAAAGACGGTATGCGTATCGTCATTGAAATCAAGCGCGATGCAGTGGGTGAAGTAGTATTAAACAACTTGCATGCCCTCACGCAAATGCAGGTCACTTTCGGGATTAATATCGTGGCATTAGACCACGGTCAGCCGAAACTCTTGAATTTAAAACAACTCATTGAAGCATTCGTGTTACATCGCCGCGAAGTAGTGACCCGACGTACCATTTTTGAATTACGCAAAGCCCGTGAACGCACCCATATTTTGGAAGGTCTTGCTATTGCGTTAGCCAATGTGGATCCAATTATTGAGCTAATTCGTCAAGCGCCTAATCCGGAAAGCGCCAAACGTGAATTGCTTGCTCGTCCATGGCAACTTGGTCATGTTGCAGAGATGTTAGCAGCAACTGGTGTCGATGCTGCTCGCCCGGAAGATTTAGACGAACAATATGGTATCCGTGACGGTTTATATTATTTGACCGAAGTCCAAGCCCAAGCCATTTTAGATTTGCGTTTACAAAAATTGACCAACTTAGGTCATGACGAAATTCTAGACGAATACAAAAAATTATTGGAAGCCATCGGCGAATTGCTCTATATCCTACGCAGTCCAGAACGCTTAATGGAAGTAATTCGTGAAGAATTGGAACAAATCCGCGAACAATTTAACGATCCGCGCAGAACAGAAATTACCGCCGCTTCCGGTGACATTAATTTAGAAGATTTAATCGCCCAAGAAGATGTGGTGGTGACGCTTTCTCACGAAGGCTATGTGAAATATCAGCCAATTACCGATTACGAAGCACAACGCCGCGGTGGCAAAGGTAAATTGGCAACGAAAATGAAAGAAGAAGATTTCATTGAGAAGCTCTTGGTTGCTAATACTCATGACACCATTCTCTGTTTCTCCAGCCGTGGACGATTATATTGGTTGAAAGTATACCAACTTCCGCAAGCCAGCCGTGGCTCGCGCGGACGACCAATCGTCAATATTTTACCGCTCAATGAAAATGAACGTATTACTGCCATTTTACCGGTTACCGCTTATGAAGAAGATAAATTCGTCGTCATGGCAACCGCTGGTGGTATTGTGAAGAAAATCGCGTTAACCGAATTCAGCCGTCCACGTTCTAGCGGTATCATCGCGCTGAACTTACGCGACGAAGATGAATTGATCGGCGTAGATATTACCGACGGCAACAATGAAATCATGTTGTTCTCTTCCCAAGGTCGCGTAGTACGTTTCAGCGAATCCGCTGTCCGTGCAATGGGGCGTTTGGCGACAGGGGTACGCGGTATCAAACTTGCCTTAACCAATGATTTGAATGATGACGAAAGTGCGGTTGAAATTGAAGAGGTTTCTGATGACAACACAGAAGAAACCTTAGATCTCAACATCGATAAAGTCGTTTCTTTAGTTATTCCGAAAAACGATGGCGAAATTCTGACTGCGACACAAAACGGCTACGGCAAACGGACGAAGTTAGAAGAATATCCGACCAAATCCCGTAATACCAAAGGGGTAATTTCCATTAAGGTAAGTGAACGTAATGGCAAAGTCGTTGCGGCAACCCAAGTGGTTGATACGGATCAAATCATGCTGATCACCGATGCCGGTACTCTTGTTCGTACCCGAGTCAGTGAGATCAGCATCGTCGGACGTAACACGCAAGGTGTTCGCTTAATCCGCACAAGTGAAAATGAGCATGTTGTGAGCTTGGAGCGTATCTGCGATGTCGATGACGAGGAAGCCGAACAAGAAAGTGCGGTAGAAAATACCGAAGAATAA
- the pgi gene encoding glucose-6-phosphate isomerase produces the protein MQNINPTQTNAWKALTQHHAQRKNTTIQDLFAQEKDRFANYSLTFNNEILVDFSKNNLTRETLDLLRQLTEECGLTQAKEAMFNGEKINRTENRAVLHTALRNRSNTPVLVDGKDVMPEVNAVLAKMKSFCERVISGEWKGYTGKAITDVINIGIGGSDLGPYMVTEALRPYKNHLTMHFVSNVDGTHIAETLKKVNPETTLILVASKTFTTQETMTNALSARDWFLAAAKDPAHVAKHFAALSTNAKAVAEFGIDTNNMFEFWDWVGGRYSLWSAIGLSIALSIGFENFEALLSGAHEMDKHFRNAPLAQNIPTTLALVGLWNTNFLGAQTEAILPYDQYLHRFAAYFQQGNMESNGKYVGRDGKVIDGYQTGPIIWGEPGTNGQHAFYQLIHQGTTLIPCDFIAPAQSHNPLSDHHNKLLSNFFAQTEALAFGKTKEQVEAEFLNAGKTLEDVKDIVPFKVFTGNKPTNSILLQKITPFSLGALIAMYEHKIFVQGVLFNIYSFDQWGVELGKQLANRILPELVTNEKVESHDSSTNGLINQFKAWR, from the coding sequence ATGCAAAATATCAATCCAACCCAAACGAACGCATGGAAAGCGTTAACCCAACATCATGCGCAACGTAAGAATACAACGATTCAAGATTTATTTGCGCAAGAAAAAGATCGTTTCGCCAACTATTCTTTAACCTTTAACAACGAGATTTTGGTCGATTTTTCCAAAAATAATCTAACCCGAGAAACCCTTGATTTATTGCGTCAACTCACTGAAGAGTGCGGCTTAACACAAGCTAAAGAAGCCATGTTCAATGGCGAAAAAATCAACCGTACAGAAAATCGTGCCGTATTACATACCGCACTTCGTAACCGTTCTAATACCCCGGTTTTGGTGGATGGCAAAGATGTGATGCCGGAAGTCAATGCCGTGCTCGCCAAAATGAAATCGTTCTGTGAACGTGTGATTTCCGGTGAATGGAAAGGTTATACCGGCAAAGCTATTACCGATGTGATCAATATCGGTATTGGCGGTTCCGATCTTGGCCCTTACATGGTGACCGAAGCCTTGCGCCCGTATAAAAATCATTTAACCATGCATTTTGTTTCTAACGTGGACGGGACACACATCGCGGAAACGTTGAAAAAAGTGAATCCGGAAACCACTTTAATTTTAGTGGCGTCTAAAACGTTCACCACCCAAGAAACCATGACGAATGCGCTATCTGCTCGTGATTGGTTCCTTGCCGCAGCAAAAGATCCTGCCCATGTGGCAAAACATTTTGCGGCGCTTTCGACTAATGCTAAAGCGGTCGCAGAATTCGGCATTGATACTAACAATATGTTTGAATTCTGGGATTGGGTTGGCGGCCGTTATTCTTTATGGTCTGCTATCGGGTTGTCTATTGCGCTTTCTATCGGCTTTGAAAACTTTGAAGCCTTATTAAGCGGTGCGCATGAAATGGATAAACATTTCCGCAATGCGCCGTTAGCACAGAATATTCCGACAACGCTGGCTTTAGTAGGCTTGTGGAACACCAACTTCTTGGGCGCACAAACGGAAGCGATTTTACCGTACGACCAATATTTACACCGCTTTGCCGCCTACTTCCAACAAGGCAATATGGAATCCAACGGTAAATATGTTGGCCGTGATGGCAAGGTGATCGACGGTTATCAAACCGGTCCAATTATTTGGGGCGAACCGGGCACGAACGGTCAGCATGCGTTTTATCAATTGATTCACCAAGGCACCACATTAATTCCTTGTGATTTCATTGCACCGGCGCAAAGCCATAATCCGTTGTCTGATCATCATAATAAATTGCTTTCCAACTTCTTTGCCCAAACCGAAGCGTTAGCGTTCGGTAAAACCAAAGAACAAGTAGAAGCCGAATTCTTGAATGCAGGTAAAACTTTGGAAGATGTGAAAGACATCGTGCCGTTTAAAGTGTTCACCGGTAACAAACCGACCAACTCCATTTTGTTACAAAAAATCACGCCGTTTAGTTTAGGGGCGTTGATTGCCATGTACGAACACAAAATTTTCGTACAAGGCGTGTTGTTCAACATTTACAGCTTCGACCAATGGGGCGTGGAATTGGGCAAACAACTTGCCAACCGAATCCTACCTGAATTGGTCACCAACGAGAAAGTGGAAAGCCACGACAGCTCAACCAACGGCTTGATTAATCAATTCAAAGCTTGGCGTTAA
- the alr gene encoding alanine racemase — translation MHMKPATAKISSVALKHNIQTIKQKAPNSKIIAVVKANAYGHGVVFVSSAVESLVDCFGVARLEEALKLRSNGITKPILLLEGFFSSKDLPILAVNNIQTVVHSQEQLEALEEAQTPNPVKVWLKIDTGMHRLGVHLDDVDNFYQKLKSLPCVDPNIGFVSHFSRADELECGYTEKQLSCFLQATEGKSGERSISASGGILFWQDAHLDWIRPGIIMYGISPNNTAGKEYGLTPVMNLTSSLIAVREHKKGEPVGYGGVWTSEKDTKIGVVAIGYGDGYPRDVPQGTPVYLNGRRVPIVGKVSMDMLTVDLGADSQDKVGDEVILWGKELPIEEIAAITGIISYELITKLTPRVLTEYID, via the coding sequence ATGCACATGAAACCTGCAACAGCCAAAATCAGTTCTGTTGCGTTAAAACACAATATTCAAACCATTAAACAAAAAGCCCCAAACAGTAAAATTATTGCAGTAGTCAAAGCCAATGCTTACGGACACGGTGTCGTGTTTGTGTCTTCTGCCGTCGAAAGTCTGGTGGATTGCTTTGGTGTAGCGCGTTTAGAAGAAGCACTAAAATTACGCTCCAACGGCATTACCAAACCGATTTTGCTGTTAGAAGGGTTTTTCTCTTCCAAAGACTTGCCGATTTTAGCCGTTAATAACATTCAAACTGTCGTGCATAGCCAAGAACAGTTAGAGGCTCTTGAAGAAGCCCAAACGCCTAATCCGGTGAAAGTGTGGTTGAAAATTGATACCGGTATGCATCGATTGGGCGTGCATTTGGACGACGTGGACAACTTTTATCAAAAACTTAAATCGCTTCCGTGCGTTGATCCGAATATTGGCTTTGTGAGTCATTTTAGCCGTGCTGATGAACTAGAGTGCGGTTATACCGAAAAACAATTAAGCTGCTTTTTACAGGCAACGGAAGGTAAATCTGGTGAACGGAGTATTTCTGCTTCCGGCGGTATTTTATTCTGGCAGGACGCGCATTTAGACTGGATTCGTCCGGGCATTATTATGTACGGCATTTCACCGAATAATACAGCGGGTAAAGAATACGGTTTAACGCCGGTGATGAATTTAACGTCTTCTTTAATCGCCGTGCGCGAACATAAAAAAGGCGAACCGGTGGGATACGGTGGTGTTTGGACAAGTGAAAAAGACACGAAAATCGGTGTAGTGGCGATTGGTTATGGTGATGGTTATCCGCGCGATGTACCACAAGGAACACCGGTTTACCTGAATGGTCGCCGTGTGCCGATTGTGGGTAAAGTGTCTATGGATATGCTCACCGTGGATCTTGGCGCAGACAGTCAAGACAAGGTGGGCGATGAGGTGATCTTGTGGGGTAAAGAATTACCGATTGAAGAAATAGCAGCAATTACGGGCATAATCAGTTATGAATTAATCACCAAATTAACCCCGCGTGTATTAACTGAATACATTGATTAA
- a CDS encoding DUF496 family protein: protein MENVNKSFQDVLEYVRMYRLKNKLLRDMDDNNRKIRDNQKRVLLLDNLNQYIRDDMRIEDVRAIIENMRDDYENRVDDYVIRNAELSKQRREISSKMKMQAKSACESAKKA, encoded by the coding sequence ATGGAAAACGTCAACAAGTCTTTTCAAGATGTTTTGGAGTATGTGCGTATGTATCGCTTAAAAAACAAACTATTGCGCGATATGGACGATAACAATCGTAAGATTCGCGATAACCAAAAACGTGTATTGCTATTAGATAATTTAAATCAATATATCCGTGATGATATGCGAATTGAAGATGTTCGCGCCATTATCGAAAATATGCGTGACGACTACGAGAATCGGGTGGATGACTATGTTATCCGTAATGCAGAATTGTCTAAACAACGTCGTGAAATTAGCAGTAAAATGAAAATGCAAGCTAAATCTGCGTGTGAATCGGCTAAAAAAGCATAG
- a CDS encoding SirB2 family protein produces the protein MDIYLVYLHIICAFLSLGLLIVRGGMQLTQRNWRAVKLLKILPHLTDTLLILSGIVMLFQFNFGLESWIMAKVVLLCGYIIFSAKFFSKKQSQNRPHFFFLALAALVATILIGYFH, from the coding sequence ATGGATATTTATTTGGTTTATTTGCACATTATTTGTGCTTTTTTAAGCTTGGGATTATTGATTGTGCGAGGCGGAATGCAACTCACGCAGAGAAATTGGCGTGCCGTTAAACTCTTGAAAATTCTACCGCACTTAACAGATACGCTCTTAATTCTCAGCGGTATTGTCATGTTATTTCAATTCAACTTCGGCTTAGAAAGTTGGATTATGGCTAAAGTTGTATTGCTTTGCGGCTACATTATTTTTTCAGCAAAATTCTTCAGCAAAAAACAATCTCAAAACCGACCGCACTTTTTCTTCTTAGCCCTTGCCGCATTAGTAGCCACCATTTTAATTGGTTATTTTCATTAA
- the serC gene encoding 3-phosphoserine/phosphohydroxythreonine transaminase has translation MANVFNFSAGPAMMPKAVLEQAQQELLNWQGQGTSVMEVSHRGKLFMELIAQSQADFRKLYNIPENYQVLFLQGGARGQFAAIPMNLLRENGKALYLNSGHWSATAAKEARSFGEIDEINILESGDELKVKSLDFSDIAEQYDYVHYCPNETISGVEIFDVPNVGNGVLVGDLSSTILSRKIDISKFGLIYAGAQKNLGPAGITIVIVRDDLIGKARKATPSIWNYETQKNSDSMINTPPTFAWYLCALVFKHLLSIGGLPEIEQRNLAKANLLYDYLDGSDFYQNNVAKANRSLMNVTFTTGNDELNAKFVAEATAAGLQALKGHKVLGGMRASIYNAMPIEGVQTLIQFMQKFAKENA, from the coding sequence ATGGCAAATGTATTTAATTTCAGTGCCGGTCCGGCAATGATGCCCAAAGCAGTTTTAGAACAAGCACAACAAGAATTATTAAATTGGCAGGGGCAAGGCACCTCCGTCATGGAAGTCAGCCACCGCGGCAAATTGTTCATGGAATTAATCGCTCAATCCCAAGCGGATTTTCGTAAACTCTATAACATTCCTGAAAACTACCAAGTGTTATTTCTACAAGGTGGCGCGCGCGGTCAATTTGCCGCCATTCCAATGAATTTATTGCGTGAAAATGGCAAAGCATTGTATTTAAACAGCGGCCACTGGTCTGCTACCGCGGCAAAAGAAGCCCGCTCTTTCGGCGAAATTGATGAAATCAACATTTTAGAATCGGGCGATGAACTCAAAGTCAAATCTCTTGATTTCAGCGATATTGCCGAACAATACGATTATGTTCACTACTGCCCGAACGAAACCATCAGTGGCGTAGAAATTTTTGATGTGCCAAACGTCGGCAATGGCGTATTAGTGGGCGACTTATCCTCTACCATTCTTTCCCGCAAAATAGATATCAGCAAATTCGGCTTAATTTACGCCGGCGCGCAAAAAAACCTTGGCCCGGCAGGGATCACCATTGTTATCGTGCGCGATGATTTAATTGGTAAAGCACGCAAAGCCACACCGTCCATTTGGAATTATGAAACGCAGAAAAACAGCGATTCCATGATCAATACGCCACCAACGTTTGCGTGGTATTTATGTGCCTTAGTATTCAAACATTTGTTGTCTATCGGCGGCTTACCGGAAATCGAACAACGCAATCTTGCCAAAGCCAACTTGCTTTACGATTATTTAGACGGTAGCGATTTCTACCAAAATAACGTGGCAAAAGCCAACCGCTCTTTAATGAACGTGACCTTCACGACCGGTAATGACGAATTGAATGCAAAATTCGTTGCCGAAGCCACGGCAGCGGGATTGCAAGCGTTAAAAGGACACAAAGTGTTAGGCGGTATGCGCGCGTCCATTTATAACGCCATGCCGATTGAAGGCGTACAAACATTGATCCAATTTATGCAAAAATTTGCCAAAGAAAACGCATAG
- the aroA gene encoding 3-phosphoshikimate 1-carboxyvinyltransferase, translating to MQHATSITLNPIHHVEGTINLPGSKSLSNRALLLAALAHGTTNVTNLLDSDDIRHMLNALKHLGVQYSLSDDKSVCEVQGLGGAFQWHDGLALFLGNAGTAMRPLAAALCLTRKDASPQNEVILTGEPRMKERPIQHLVDALLQAGADIRYLENEGYPPIAIRNTGLRGGTIKIDGSISSQFLTALLMAAPLAEGDSEIEIVGDLVSKPYIDITLNMMKIFGVEVENQNYQRFLVKGKQSYLSPGTFLVEGDASSASYFLAAGAIKGKVKVTGIGKNSIQGDRLFADVLEKMGAKITWGEDFIEAEQAPLHGVDMDMNHIPDAAMTIATTALFAEGETVIRNIYNWRVKETDRLTAMATELRKVGADVEEGEDFIRIQPLRLTDFKAAEIETYNDHRMAMCFALVALSDTPITILDPDCTAKTFPTFFEEFLAIAQHIPQ from the coding sequence ATGCAACACGCCACTTCCATTACCCTTAACCCTATCCATCATGTGGAAGGCACGATCAACCTGCCCGGCTCGAAAAGTCTGTCCAACCGCGCCTTATTGTTAGCAGCATTGGCACATGGGACGACCAACGTCACTAATTTGCTGGACAGCGACGACATCCGCCATATGCTCAACGCCTTAAAACACCTTGGCGTGCAATATTCGCTGTCTGACGATAAATCCGTCTGCGAAGTGCAAGGCTTAGGTGGCGCCTTTCAATGGCATGACGGTTTAGCGTTATTTTTAGGTAACGCCGGCACCGCCATGCGTCCGTTGGCGGCAGCACTTTGTTTGACACGCAAAGACGCTTCCCCACAAAATGAAGTGATATTAACCGGTGAACCACGCATGAAAGAACGCCCGATTCAGCACTTAGTGGATGCATTGTTGCAGGCAGGCGCAGACATTCGTTATTTAGAAAACGAGGGCTATCCGCCGATTGCCATTCGTAACACCGGTTTGCGTGGTGGCACGATTAAAATCGACGGCTCCATTTCATCACAATTTTTGACCGCACTTTTAATGGCTGCCCCTCTTGCAGAAGGCGACAGTGAAATTGAAATTGTTGGTGATTTAGTTTCCAAACCCTACATCGACATCACCCTTAACATGATGAAAATCTTCGGTGTGGAAGTTGAAAATCAAAACTATCAACGCTTTCTCGTGAAAGGCAAACAATCTTATCTATCGCCAGGCACTTTCTTGGTAGAAGGCGATGCCTCCTCGGCGTCCTATTTCTTGGCGGCAGGTGCCATTAAAGGCAAAGTGAAAGTCACAGGCATCGGCAAAAACAGTATTCAAGGCGACCGTTTATTTGCGGATGTGTTAGAAAAAATGGGGGCAAAAATCACCTGGGGCGAGGATTTCATTGAAGCGGAACAAGCTCCGTTACACGGCGTGGATATGGACATGAACCATATTCCTGATGCGGCCATGACCATTGCCACGACCGCGTTGTTTGCCGAAGGGGAAACCGTGATTCGTAACATTTATAACTGGCGAGTAAAAGAAACCGATCGCTTAACCGCCATGGCAACCGAACTACGCAAAGTGGGCGCTGACGTGGAAGAAGGCGAAGATTTTATTCGTATTCAACCGTTAAGATTAACGGATTTTAAGGCTGCAGAAATCGAAACCTATAACGATCACCGTATGGCAATGTGTTTCGCCTTGGTGGCGTTATCCGACACGCCTATCACCATTTTGGATCCGGACTGTACGGCAAAAACGTTCCCAACGTTTTTTGAGGAATTTCTAGCCATCGCACAACACATCCCTCAATAA